The Vibrio gangliei genome includes a region encoding these proteins:
- a CDS encoding ParA family protein, translating to MDLNGKLNLTEKAIKSRNIISALAGYFRQQSKLVTDRALFVNELASERESNPEADVNIAPNGKPYRTYNKTEMLKELGLQRGSRQLDNLVKRLGLDPANSPYGGQWTVNLLERNQIKEAYGLLEPFERAGGQKCAIFGISNLKGGSGKTTLSTLLATGLAIESRRKFRIAVIDLDPQGTATRILLPNVEVGNGNADYVSVGDLLVEERLEIDYSDDEQYKEVVRSAFLETNADNLKVLPANIADTDFELQSKHKAINDRSYASFKPLQRLITQIEDDFDLIIIDTPPALNEICIAAHFVSTHLFIPLRASENDRDSTGKYLGGFEMLYDLMLAYGHQGYEEIKLVPTAIDRRSSSELEVEQSLRLGLMSYVTESIAASEAIKNTNKDLNTIFDISPSCYSGKNSTCESAQSSSLVFIRSIEVILSNYWKLGVHI from the coding sequence ATGGATCTCAACGGAAAGTTAAACCTTACGGAAAAAGCGATTAAATCAAGAAATATCATTTCTGCTTTAGCTGGATACTTTCGTCAACAATCAAAACTAGTAACAGACCGAGCTCTTTTTGTTAATGAGCTGGCTTCAGAGCGCGAATCCAATCCAGAGGCGGATGTAAATATCGCCCCAAATGGTAAGCCTTATCGTACATACAATAAGACTGAAATGCTCAAAGAGCTTGGCCTGCAGCGAGGCTCACGTCAGCTTGATAATTTAGTTAAGCGCCTAGGTTTAGACCCTGCAAACTCGCCTTATGGTGGCCAGTGGACAGTTAATCTGTTGGAGCGAAACCAAATTAAAGAGGCTTATGGTCTGCTTGAGCCGTTCGAACGAGCTGGTGGGCAAAAATGTGCAATTTTCGGAATTTCAAACCTTAAAGGTGGTTCGGGAAAAACTACGCTTAGCACACTCTTGGCGACCGGTTTAGCAATCGAGTCTCGCAGAAAGTTTAGAATTGCAGTTATTGATTTAGATCCGCAAGGGACAGCAACGCGCATATTGCTACCTAATGTTGAGGTTGGTAATGGTAATGCTGATTACGTATCTGTTGGTGATTTGTTGGTAGAAGAACGCTTGGAGATTGATTACTCGGATGATGAGCAATACAAAGAGGTTGTTCGTAGTGCATTTTTAGAAACTAATGCTGATAACTTAAAAGTTTTACCAGCAAATATTGCTGATACTGACTTTGAGCTGCAGTCTAAACACAAAGCGATTAATGACCGTTCGTATGCTTCATTCAAGCCTTTGCAGCGCTTAATTACACAAATTGAAGATGACTTTGACTTAATCATTATTGATACTCCACCAGCACTTAACGAGATTTGTATTGCAGCTCACTTTGTTAGTACGCATCTTTTCATCCCGCTTCGCGCTTCTGAAAATGATCGTGATTCAACTGGTAAATACTTAGGTGGATTTGAAATGCTTTATGATTTAATGCTGGCTTATGGCCATCAAGGTTATGAAGAAATAAAATTAGTACCTACAGCCATCGATAGACGTTCATCGAGCGAATTAGAGGTCGAACAAAGCTTACGTTTGGGTTTAATGAGCTATGTAACAGAGTCTATTGCAGCAAGTGAGGCTATCAAAAATACCAACAAAGATTTGAATACTATTTTCGATATTTCTCCATCTTGTTATTCAGGGAAAAACTCAACTTGTGAGAGTGCTCAATCATCTTCTTTGGTATTTATCAGATCAATTGAAGTCATTTTGTCTAATTACTGGAAACTAGGGGTACACATCTAA